The following are encoded in a window of Nibricoccus aquaticus genomic DNA:
- a CDS encoding ABC transporter ATP-binding protein has product MPLLSVQDLRTHFHTRSGVYRAVDGVSFDLERGETLGLVGESGSGKSVTCYSLMGLIPQPPGRIASGRAMFDGVDLLHCTPAQARAIRGKRVAMIFQDPMTSLNPYMRISEQLIEPLLIHEKISRADALARGLEMLQAVGINDAAKRIHYYPHEFSGGMRQRVMIAMALITKPELLIADEPTTALDVTVQAQILELIKKMQRELGMAVIFITHDLGVVSGLCDRVMVMYAGRIVETADVRTLFYDPKHPYTRGLQRSIPGLQPKGSELYTIQGLPPDVSKLPPGCAFAPRCEFAADRCRVETPELAEEKPGHRHACLRVQAGEIQ; this is encoded by the coding sequence GTGCCGCTCCTCTCCGTCCAAGACCTCCGCACTCACTTCCACACCCGCAGCGGCGTGTACCGCGCCGTCGACGGCGTCAGCTTCGATCTCGAACGCGGTGAAACCCTCGGCCTTGTCGGCGAATCCGGCTCCGGCAAATCCGTCACCTGCTACTCGCTGATGGGCCTCATCCCCCAGCCTCCCGGCCGCATCGCCAGCGGCCGCGCGATGTTCGACGGCGTGGACCTCCTCCACTGCACGCCCGCCCAGGCCCGCGCCATCCGCGGCAAACGCGTCGCCATGATTTTCCAGGATCCAATGACCTCGCTCAATCCGTACATGCGGATCTCCGAGCAACTCATCGAACCGCTCCTCATCCACGAAAAAATCTCCCGCGCCGACGCCCTCGCCCGCGGACTCGAAATGCTTCAAGCCGTAGGCATCAACGACGCCGCCAAGCGTATCCACTATTACCCGCACGAGTTCTCAGGCGGCATGAGACAGCGCGTCATGATCGCCATGGCGCTGATCACGAAACCCGAGCTCCTCATCGCCGACGAACCCACCACCGCCCTCGACGTCACCGTCCAGGCGCAGATCCTCGAGCTCATCAAAAAAATGCAGCGCGAGCTCGGCATGGCCGTGATCTTCATCACGCACGACCTAGGAGTCGTCTCCGGCCTCTGCGACCGCGTCATGGTCATGTACGCCGGCCGCATCGTCGAAACCGCCGACGTCCGCACACTCTTCTACGATCCGAAACATCCCTACACCCGAGGCCTCCAGCGATCCATCCCCGGCCTCCAGCCCAAAGGCTCCGAGCTCTACACCATCCAAGGCCTCCCGCCCGACGTCTCCAAGCTCCCCCCCGGCTGCGCCTTCGCCCCACGCTGCGAATTCGCCGCCGACCGTTGCCGCGTCGAAACACCCGAACTCGCCGAAGAAAAACCCGGCCACCGCCACGCCTGCCTCCGCGTCCAAGCCGGCGAAATCCAATAA